The Halobacillus amylolyticus nucleotide sequence TGCGATCACGGATAAAGAGCTGCATCAGTCCTCTTCAGGTCGAAAAGGGGTGACCTGTTTCATTGCTGATCGATCTATGGGCTGGAAATCTGAATACATTGATACGATGGGAGAGTGGGGTCCTGCTGGGCTAGTCTTCGACAATGTACGTGTTCCAGAGAAGAATATATTAGGTGAAGTAAATGGCGGGTATGATCTGGGCCTTGAGTGGATTGGCTTTGCGCGATGGATCGTTGGTGCGCGTGCTGTCGGTGCGTCTGAAAGATTATTGAACATGGCGATCGATTATGCGAATGAACGTAAAACATTTGGCAAACCGATTGCTGCTAGACAGGCGATCCAGTGGCAAATTGCAGACTCTGCAGTGGAAATCGAAGCCGCCAAATGGCTTGTACTCAATGCTGCCTTTACCCTCGATCAAGGTGAAGATAACCGCCATGCTGCTTCAATGGCGAAATTGTACGGTTCCAATATGGGGAATCGGGTTGTTGACCGTGTCCTTCAGATCCACGGGGGAATGGGCTATACAAGGGAATTGCCGATTGAGCGTTGGTATCGTGAAGCGAGACTGTGGAGAATTTATGACGGCACGGATGAAATCCAGCGTTTAATCATCTCCAGAAATCTATTAAAAGGACATGTGAAGTTAGGATAATTTTTTACTCAATCTAATAGACTAGTAAAACTAGTATGACTAGTACAACTTATTTTTATACTGGAGGAATGACATATGGCAGGTAGATTTGATGGAAAAGTAGCTTTTGTAACAGGGGGAAGTCGTGGAATCGGTAAGGGTATTGTCCAACGGTTCGCTGAAGAAGGAGCCAAAGTAGCCATTATTGATGTAAATGAAGAGGCGTTAAATGAAACGGTTGGTGAGTTCAAGGAAAAAGGCTTTGAAATTTTTCAGCAGGTGGCGGATGTTGTAGATTTTGAGCAAGTTGAATCAGCTGTGAAAGAGGCCCATGACAAGTTTGGATCGATTGATATATTGGTAAATAATGCCGGGGTTATCCGCGATAACATGTTATTTAAAATGACCGATTCAGACTGGGAAACAGTCATGAATGTTCATTTGAAGGGTTCTTTTAATGCAGCACGTGCCGTTCAGAAGTATATGGTCGAAAATAAATACGGGCGTATTATCAACATTTCCTCAACCTCTGCTCTCGGTAACCGAGGCCAGGCAAACTATGCTACGGCAAAAGCAGGACTCCAAGGGTTTACGAAAACGCTTGCTATTGAATTAGGCAAATTTGGGATTACGGCAAATGCAGTGGCACCAGGTTTTATTGAGACGGAAATGACAAAAGAAACGGCGGCTCGCATCGGTATTTCGTTCGAGGATTTAGTGAAAGCAAGTGTTGACAACATTCCTGTCGGAAGAAGCGGGAAACCAGAGGATATTGCCAACGCAGTAGCCTTCTATGCTGATGAGAATTCATCGTTTGTCAATGGGCAAGTATTGTATGTAGCTGGAGGTCCAAAGGATTAAAGGGCTATGTGTATAACAAAATTCATGATTAATTAGGCAGCTGTTCAACATATATTTAAAGTGAGGTGGTAGTTGTGTTAAAGCATGGCATTGGAAAAAGGTCTAATAAAGTAAAGAACACAGTTGAAAGAGGGGCTGTGAAAAAGTTTGCCGAAGCTATCGGCGACTTGCACCCCATTTTTATTTGTGAGGAAACTGGAAAACAATCGAGGTATAACCATAACATCGCTCCCCCTACGTTTCCCAGGGTGTTTGACTATGGAACCATCGAGGAGTTGAACTTGCCTTCGAAGGGTTTGATCCACGGAGAACAAATCTACCATTATGAACGGCCACTAATGGTTGGAGAAGACATCCAATGTTATTCGGAAGTGAAAGATTACTATGAGAGAAATGGAAAAAGTGGAGAAATGGGATTTCTACTTTTGAAAAGGTATGGAGAAGATCTCGAAGGAAATCTCATTTTCACAGAAGAGCAGGTTGTCATTATAACTGAAGCGGTGCGGAAGGAGATGATGGTGTGAAGGAACTAAAAGATTTACAAATCGGTGAATCACTTCAGGATGTAACCCTTTCGCCAGTTTCCAGGCTTGACCTAATTAAGTATGCGGGTGCTTCAGGCGACTACAACCCGATCCATACCATAGATGAGGAGGCAGAAAAGGCCGGCTTACCTGGCATCATTGCCCATGGAATGTGGACGATGGGCAATCTCGCAAAACTTTTCACCCCCTATTATGAAGAAGGGTTTATTGAAGACTACACGATTAGATTTAAAGGGATGGTCTTTTTAAATGACGTGGTCACATTGAATGCGACCTTGGATGATAATGAGGAAGAGAAAATGAAATTTAAAGTGAACGCGACCAATCAAGATGGAAATGAAGTGATCAAAGGAAATGTGGTGCTTTGTAAAATTTGAACACTAAGCTCTACATAAATGGTTGGTTATTTATAAGGAGGTGCTGAATGTATGAACTTTGAATATACAGAAAAAGTTCAAGAATTGCAGAGAAAATTGAATGCATTTATGGAGGAATACATTTATCCTAATGAGTCGGTTTATGAGGAACAGCTTAATAAGGAAGCACGCTTTGCTTCCGTTCCACCGATCATGGAAGAGTTAAAGGAAAAGGCGAAAGAAGCAGGATTATGGAATTTATTTTTGCCTGATAGTGAGTATGGAGCTGGGTTGACAAACGTGGAATATGCTCCCTTATGTGAAATCATGGGTCGCTCAAGCATTGCTCCGGAAGTTTTTAACTGTGCCGCGCCCGATACAGGCAATATGGAGCTCCTTGAGCGGTATGGTTCCAAGGAGCAAAAGGAAAAGTGGTTAACTCCATTATTAGATGGGGAAATCCGGTCTTGTTTTTCCATGACGGAACCTGACGTCGCTTCATCGGATGCCACGAACATTAAGACAAGTATTATTCGAGATGGTGATGAGTATGTCATCAATGGGACGAAATGGTGGTCATCTGGAGCGGGAGACCCGCGATGTAAAATAGCGATCGTGATGGGCAAAAATGATCCAGATGCTCCTAAGCACGAGCAGCAATCGATGATTCTTGTTCCTCTCGATACGGCTGGGGTTGATATTAAGAGAACTCTTCCGGTCTTTGGTTATGACCACGCCCCACATGGTCACGCTGAAATTGAATTCAAAAATGTGCGCGTTCCCGCTGCCAACCTGATATGGGGAGAAGGGAAAGGGTTTGCCATTGCCCAGGGAAGGCTCGGGCCGGGAAGAATCCATCATTGTATGAGGACAATTGGTGCCGCGGAGAGAGCATTAGAAGATATGTGCAAACGTGTAAATGAACGGGAGGCTTTTGGTAAAAAGCTTGCTGATCAAGGTGTGATTGGAGAATGGATTGCGGATTCGAGAATTGATATAGAACAGGCTCGGTTACTTACATTAAAAGCCGCCTATATGATGGATACAGTTGGAAATAAGGAAGCGAAGGCAGAAATCGCCATGATTAAAGTCATAGCTCCCAACATGGCACTGAAAGTAATCGATCGGGCGATTCAAGCCTTCGGAGCAGCAGGCGTCAGCGATGATTATTCATTGGCAGCCAAATGGGCAAACATTCGAACATTACGTTTAGCGGATGGACCTGATGAAGTCCACCGTAGAGCAGTTGCGAAATATGAGCTGAGAAAGAACCAATAACGATCAAGGGGGAAAGTCCGTGCATATAAAGGAACTGTTTGACCTTTCGGGGAAAACCGCGATTGTAACTGGTGGAGGTAGAGGGTTAGGAAAACAGATCGCTGAAGGATTTGCCGAGTCAGGGGCTAATGTTGTTGTCTGCTCAAGGAAGGAAGGGGCATGTCAGGAAGTCAGCGAACAACTGACTAAATTGGGCGTGAAATCACTCGCATTAAAATGTGATATCACGAATTCTGATGATATCCAACATGTAGTGGATAAGACCGTGGAGCAATTCGGGCGCATTGATATTCTTGTGAACAACAGTGGTGCTACTTGGGGAGCTCCTGTTGAAGAGATGCCGATAGAAGCATGGCAAAAAGTCATCAATGTAAATGTGACGGGAACATTTCTGATGTCCCAAGCCGTCGGAAAGGTCATGCTTGAGCAAGAGGCAGGAAAAATTATTAATATTGCTTCTGTTGCAGGGCTAAAAGGCTCAAACCCAGAGTATATGGATACCATCGGCTATAATTCCAGCAAAGGAGCGGTCATTACGTTTACGAAAGATTTGGCCGTCAAATGGGGGCCAAGGGGTATTTATGTAAATGCCATTGCCCCAGGATTTTTCCCTACTAAAATGTCCAAGGTATTAATTGAAAAAGGGGAAGATGCTTTCCTAAAAGGGACACCCTTAAGAAAGTTCGGTTCAGAAAATGATTTGAAAGGTGCGGCGGTATTCCTTGCTTCCCCTGCATCAGATTATATTACTGGAGATATTATGGTCGTAGATGGTGGTTCTCATGCGATGTAATCACCTTAATAAACAGTGTAAGGGAGCGGAAAATAGATGAAAAGAGATGCAGTAATCGTATCAGCTGTTCGAACAGCTATTGGCAGACAAGGTGGAACGCTGGCTTCCATACCAGCCCATGTCTTAGGAGCAGAAGTTATCAAAGAGTCGATAAAACGTGCGGGAGTTTCACCAGAGCTGATTGAAGATGTGATATTTGGGAATGTCTTGAGCGGCGGAGGAAATATTGCTAGATTATCCGCCTTACAAACAGGACTTTCTATCCATTTGCCTGGATTGACGGTTGATCGTCAATGTGGGTCAGGATTAAATGCTGTAAATCTAGCAGCACAGGCCATTCGGTCAGGGGATGGGGATGTGTACGTGGCAGGCGGAACAGAAAGTATGAGTCGAGCACCCTATTTAATGGAGCGTCCTGAGAAGGCGTATAGCCCCGTACCCCCTAAATTTAGAAAATCACAGCTGTCACCTGAGGAAATAGGCGATCCGCCAATGGGGATTACGGCTGAAAATCTCTCAGATAAATACAAGGTTAGCAGAGAAGAACAAGATGAATTTGCTTACCAAAGCCAGCAGCGAATGGCAAGTGCGATAGAAGAGGGACGGTTTGAAGAGCAGATTGTACCTTTGAGTGTCCCCGTTCGAAAAAGAGATCCGATTGAATTCAAAACGGATGAACATCCAAGACCGCAAACAACTCTGGAGGCTTTATCTAAACTCAGACCGGCTTTCCTTGAAGGCGGGTCAGTGACCGCTGGGAATAGTTCTGGTTTAAATGATGCAGCTTCTGCGCTGACATTGATGTCCAGAGAAAAAGCGGAGGAATTGGGATTAACTCCTTTAGTCACTGTGCGCGAATCTGCAGTAGCAGGAGTGGACCCAAATATCATGGGGATTGGTCCGGTTCCTGCGACGAAGAAGGTTTTGCAAAAGTCAGGGCTTACGCTTGAGGATATGGACATCATCGAAATCAATGAAGCCTTTGCCGGGCAGGTGCTTGCCTGTAATAGGGAACTTGAGATGAACCTCGATAAAGTCAACGTCAATGGCGGCGCGATTGCCCATGGACACCCGCTTGGCGCAACAGGAGCCATATTAACAACGAAAGCGATTTACGAACTGGAACGGTCAGGTGGCAGATATGCTCTTATCACGGCATGTATCGGCGGCGGTCAGGGAATTGCAACCATTATCGAACGTGCATAATACCTGGGTAAAGCTTTAAATAGAGTGGTTTAGATATGATATACTTTTATAACATATCTAAGTGAGGGGAACATTCTAATGAGACAAAAGATTATAGATAAGAGTATTGGTTTATTTGATAGAAAAGGGTTCACGGAAACATCGATCCAGGATATTGTGGATGAACTCGAGGTGACAAAAGGAACGTTTTATTACTATTTCAAAAGTAAACAAGAACTGCTTCGTGATATCCACCTCGGCTTTATTGAATATTTGCTGAAACACCAAGAAGTTATTATAAGTGATGACTCTAAGGATAGCAGGACAAAACTTCACGATGCGATTTACATGATTATTCACAGCATTAAACATCGGAAGCAAAGCGCCAGAATTTTTTTTAGGGAAATGCGAAATCTTGGCCCTGAGTACCTTGAACAGAATGTGGAAAAAAGGGATCAGTTTCGAAAGAATTTGCAGGGGCTCATAGAAGAAGGGATAAGCAAAGGGGAGTTTCAAAGTGATCTGAACGCCGATATGATTACTCGCGGTATTCTTGGGGTGACGAACTGGAGTTACTATTGGTTCAATCCTGAAGGAAGCGTTTCAGATGAAGAGCTTGCCCACATTTATCTTGAGATGATTTTAAATGGGATTAATAAAAAAGATTAACCCCATTTGGAGCATCCTGTAAGCATGAATAAAGGTAGCATACTGACTAGTTGGTTTGTTCAATGAAGATTGGAGGTGAAATTCATGAGCTATGATATAGATGTCACAGTAAGGTTTTGTGAAACAGACGCTGCTGGGCATGTGAATAATACGAGTTACTTCATTTATTTAGAAGAAGCACGCGGGAAGTATTTTGAAAATGTTCTACCGGATAATGAAACGTCGGGAAGGTTTATTATAGCTGGGACGGAGTGTAACTTTCTGAGTCAAGCCTATTTTAATCAAAGATTGACTGTTTCCACATGGGTTTCGAAAATAGGGACGAAGAGTTTCCGTTTCAACCATAGCATTAAGGCAGCTGACACGGGAGTCTTGATTGCTGAAGCCGAAGCAGCTATTGTTTGTTTCAATTATGAGGAGCAAAAGAGTGAACCTATCCCATCATCGATCAGGAAAGTGTTAGAAGAACAGCTAGTGGCCAATTAGCGGTGGCACACTTTTGGGTTATGATCACAGAACGACGAATAGAAAGGATGGTGGACAGAATTGAATAGATTTATAGATTCCATAGCGGTTGTGACAGGAGCAGGTAGTGGTATCGGTGAGCAGACAGCCATTCAATTGGCTAATCAAGGAGCAAGGATAGTATTAGTTGGGCGCACATCCTCTAAGCTTGAGAGAGTGGCAGATACAATCAATAACGCTTTGCCTGAACCCGTTGCAGAAGTTTTTACTGCTGATGTGACAAAGGAAGAAGATGTTCAGGAACTTGGACAATTTATTCAACAAAAGTATGGCGACCTCCATGTGTTGATTAATAATGCCGGGGCTTCAGGTAAATCTACTATATTAGAGATGGAAGCAAGTGAATGGGAGCGGATTCAGGACACAAACTTAAAAAGTGTCTTCCTCGTATCGAAAATACTTGGTAAGATTATCATAGAAGGCAGTGAGCAAGCGGGACAGAACGGCAATACAACGAACCGTTCCATTGTCAATGTTGCTTCGTTGTCAGGTCATAAGGCGGGGGCAAAGATTCCCCATTACAGCTCTTCTAAAGCAGCGGTGATTAATTTTACAAAAGCGTTAGCAGTGGAGTTTGCCCCCTATGGAATACGGGTCAATTCCGTATCCCCCGGGTTTGCTGAAACACCACTGACTGAAGAAGGATTAAAGAATAAGCGATTTGAAGAAGCCATTCAGAGGAATACAGCGTTGAACCGGGTTGGTAAACCAGAAGAAATTGCCAGTGTCATTTCATTTGCAGCCTCGAGTGGGGCTTCTTATATGACAGGAACCGATCTATTAGTAGATGGTGGATGGCTAGTTACGTAAAGTAATAGAATAAAATGCACCTAAAATTTACAGAAAATTATCTTTATTCAAAATACAGGTGTCTCTTTTTGAATTAAAATGATAGCGTTTTCAAAAGGTTTTGATGATTTGGTAGTTGGAAGTGCCTTGTTTATATTTGCACGTGACGGAAACTTTACGTGAGGGGAAGAGCCGTTTAAATAGCGGGTCATCCATAAGGGAGCCGTTGCCTAGTAAGCTACTCGGTCATCTACCAAAAAATTTCCGATAGTAAAAAGGAGAGATACTCATGCAAACCCGCCACTTTGAATTCTGGCCAAAATTATCAAAGTCCATAACTTTTCCTGAGACTCCTCTTATTGATAATCTAACGGTTTCTGCGGCCAGATATCCTAATCACGAGGCGATTTATTATTATGGCCAAACTATAACGTATCGTCAGCTGATGAAAGAGGTTGAATCTCTGGCTGGATACTTGCAGCAAAACTTAGGGGTTGCAAATGGGGAAAAAGTATTGTTGTTTATGCAAAATTCTCCTCAGTTTGTGATCGGTTATTATGCGATTTTAAGAGCGGGAGCTGTTGTGGTCCCGATCAACCCGATGCTGAAGACCAATGAGCTTGAATTTTATGTGAAGGATTGCGGAATCGAAAATGGAATCATCGGTCAAGAGCTGGTTGAACAAGTGCAACCTTTAGTGGATAGCACCTCACTCCAAAACCTTGTGATCGCATCTTATTCGGATTACAAGGGGGAAGATTTTGACGAAATGTTACCGGCAGAAGTGGCCGCTCCTCGAGCATCCTTTGATCATCCCCATTTCTTCTTGTGGGAGGATGCCATACAAGCAGGGGCTAGGCCTGGCAATCAAAATAGCAATGCCGATGACCTTGCTGTTCTCCCTTATACTTCGGGAACAACTGGTCTTCCTAAAGGGTGCATGCATACGAACCGAACCGTCCAGGCGAATACAGTGGGAGCGTATCACTGGTCTCGTTCGACAACTCATTCGAAGAGTCTTATGACATTACCATTGTTTCACGTAACGGGTATGGTCCACAGCATGCATATGCCGATTTTCAGCGGAAGTACCATGGTGATTATGACGAGGTGGAACCGTGAAACAGCAAGGAGACTGATAAAAGAACAACGATGTACGCACTGGGTGACCATTAGTACGATGTTAATTGATTTCCTTGCCAATCCTGATGTGAAAGCAGAGGATCTTACTTCATTGCTAGGCATTTCTGGAGGAGGAGCTGCCTTCCCTAAAGCTGTTGGAGAGAAGCTGTATCAACTAACTGGCCTTGAGTTTGCGGAAGGCTATGGTTTGTCCGAGACGATTGCTCAAACACACTTTAATCCACCTGAGCGCCCGAAAATGCAATGCCTAGGAATCCCTTCGTTTGATGTAGATTCTCGTATTATAGATCCAGTAACAAATGAAGAAGTTAGAACAGATGAAATAGGGGAAATTGTTGTTAATGGCCCCCAGGTTATGGTCGGTTACTATAATCGGGAAGATGAAAATGAAGCGTCGTTTATCGAACTTGAAGGGAAATCTTTCTTCAGGACAGGTGATATAGGTCGTGTTGATGAAGAGGGATATTTCTTCATTGTCGACCGTGTCAAACGAATGATCAACGCTTCAGGGTATAACGTTTGGCCTACAGAAGTGGAATCCTATCTATATGATCATCATGCTGTCAAGCAAGCCTGTGTGGTTGGAATCCCCGATCCACGCAAAGGGGAGAACATTAAAGCTTTCGTTATTTTGAATGAAGAGTTCGAAGGAGAAATAACGGAAGAGGAAATTATTGAATGGTCTAAGCAACATATGGCTGCTTATAAATATCCCCGTGTTGTTGAATTTAAAAAGGAATTTCCGACAACGAACAGCGGTAAAATTTTATGGCGTAAGCTGCAGGAAGAGGAAAAAGAAAAAGTCGAGGGGACAAATAAGTCGTAATCGACAAGTTGCTGGGTAGCTGGCAATTAATAATTGTTTAAGCAAATGGGGTCAGTATTGCCCATAAGCAAAAGCAAGTTCAATCTGGCCTCATTTTACTTTGAAAAATAAGTGGCTAAAGGGGGAGTAAAATGGATATTTTAACACAGCAACTTTTTAATGGGTTAACAATAGGAAGTGTTTATAGCCTGGTAGCTTTAGGTTTAACCCTCGTTTATGGTATTTTACACATTCCTAACTTTGCCCATGGAGCTTTGTATATGCTTGGGGCTTATATAACGTTAACATCAATGCTTTTATGGGATTTTAATTACTGGCTGGCCATGGCCATTTCCGTTCTAGTCGTTGGATTGCTTGGTGTATTAATGGATCGCCTTGTTTTTCATCAGTTGAGAAATGCACCTCCTATACACGACAAAATCGCTGCGATTGGTATATTATTGTTTCTCGAAGCCTTAGCTCAGTTAATTTGGGGAGCTGATTATCGTAGTATGGATACGCCTTACGGGGAGGTTATCAATGCTTTTGGTTTAACTGTGACCATGCAAAGGGTTCTCATAAACATTGGGGCGATTGCTGTCATGATTATGTTATACCTGTTTTTGAAAAAGACATTCATTGGTTCAACGATTATCGCGATGGCTCAAAATCGTCAAGGCGCCCATCTGGTAGGAATTAATACAAATAAAGTTGCCATGTTGACCTTTATGATCTCTGGCGCGTTAGCCGCTATTGCTGC carries:
- a CDS encoding acyl-CoA dehydrogenase family protein, with protein sequence MHLRLTDEQQMVQKTIRKFVEKELMPLENDVLRNEREGKPSLPPEKMKELQLKAKEAGFWGINTPEEYGGADLGQMMMAIVLMEVAKTFVPFQFGGSADNILYYGNEEQKENYLIPTINGEKKSCFAMTEPDAGSDTRNIRMTAVKDGDEWVLNGEKTFITGGNEADFVMVIAITDKELHQSSSGRKGVTCFIADRSMGWKSEYIDTMGEWGPAGLVFDNVRVPEKNILGEVNGGYDLGLEWIGFARWIVGARAVGASERLLNMAIDYANERKTFGKPIAARQAIQWQIADSAVEIEAAKWLVLNAAFTLDQGEDNRHAASMAKLYGSNMGNRVVDRVLQIHGGMGYTRELPIERWYREARLWRIYDGTDEIQRLIISRNLLKGHVKLG
- a CDS encoding branched-chain amino acid ABC transporter permease, which produces MDILTQQLFNGLTIGSVYSLVALGLTLVYGILHIPNFAHGALYMLGAYITLTSMLLWDFNYWLAMAISVLVVGLLGVLMDRLVFHQLRNAPPIHDKIAAIGILLFLEALAQLIWGADYRSMDTPYGEVINAFGLTVTMQRVLINIGAIAVMIMLYLFLKKTFIGSTIIAMAQNRQGAHLVGINTNKVAMLTFMISGALAAIAASLSAPINLVFPGMGHLVILKAFVIIILGGMGSIPGAILGGYILGFSESLGATYISSDYKDIIAFVLLIIILSFKPKGLFSREGF
- a CDS encoding long-chain-fatty-acid--CoA ligase, which gives rise to MQTRHFEFWPKLSKSITFPETPLIDNLTVSAARYPNHEAIYYYGQTITYRQLMKEVESLAGYLQQNLGVANGEKVLLFMQNSPQFVIGYYAILRAGAVVVPINPMLKTNELEFYVKDCGIENGIIGQELVEQVQPLVDSTSLQNLVIASYSDYKGEDFDEMLPAEVAAPRASFDHPHFFLWEDAIQAGARPGNQNSNADDLAVLPYTSGTTGLPKGCMHTNRTVQANTVGAYHWSRSTTHSKSLMTLPLFHVTGMVHSMHMPIFSGSTMVIMTRWNRETARRLIKEQRCTHWVTISTMLIDFLANPDVKAEDLTSLLGISGGGAAFPKAVGEKLYQLTGLEFAEGYGLSETIAQTHFNPPERPKMQCLGIPSFDVDSRIIDPVTNEEVRTDEIGEIVVNGPQVMVGYYNREDENEASFIELEGKSFFRTGDIGRVDEEGYFFIVDRVKRMINASGYNVWPTEVESYLYDHHAVKQACVVGIPDPRKGENIKAFVILNEEFEGEITEEEIIEWSKQHMAAYKYPRVVEFKKEFPTTNSGKILWRKLQEEEKEKVEGTNKS
- a CDS encoding TetR/AcrR family transcriptional regulator encodes the protein MRQKIIDKSIGLFDRKGFTETSIQDIVDELEVTKGTFYYYFKSKQELLRDIHLGFIEYLLKHQEVIISDDSKDSRTKLHDAIYMIIHSIKHRKQSARIFFREMRNLGPEYLEQNVEKRDQFRKNLQGLIEEGISKGEFQSDLNADMITRGILGVTNWSYYWFNPEGSVSDEELAHIYLEMILNGINKKD
- a CDS encoding acyl-CoA dehydrogenase; protein product: MNFEYTEKVQELQRKLNAFMEEYIYPNESVYEEQLNKEARFASVPPIMEELKEKAKEAGLWNLFLPDSEYGAGLTNVEYAPLCEIMGRSSIAPEVFNCAAPDTGNMELLERYGSKEQKEKWLTPLLDGEIRSCFSMTEPDVASSDATNIKTSIIRDGDEYVINGTKWWSSGAGDPRCKIAIVMGKNDPDAPKHEQQSMILVPLDTAGVDIKRTLPVFGYDHAPHGHAEIEFKNVRVPAANLIWGEGKGFAIAQGRLGPGRIHHCMRTIGAAERALEDMCKRVNEREAFGKKLADQGVIGEWIADSRIDIEQARLLTLKAAYMMDTVGNKEAKAEIAMIKVIAPNMALKVIDRAIQAFGAAGVSDDYSLAAKWANIRTLRLADGPDEVHRRAVAKYELRKNQ
- a CDS encoding acyl-CoA thioesterase; its protein translation is MSYDIDVTVRFCETDAAGHVNNTSYFIYLEEARGKYFENVLPDNETSGRFIIAGTECNFLSQAYFNQRLTVSTWVSKIGTKSFRFNHSIKAADTGVLIAEAEAAIVCFNYEEQKSEPIPSSIRKVLEEQLVAN
- a CDS encoding thiolase family protein; this encodes MKRDAVIVSAVRTAIGRQGGTLASIPAHVLGAEVIKESIKRAGVSPELIEDVIFGNVLSGGGNIARLSALQTGLSIHLPGLTVDRQCGSGLNAVNLAAQAIRSGDGDVYVAGGTESMSRAPYLMERPEKAYSPVPPKFRKSQLSPEEIGDPPMGITAENLSDKYKVSREEQDEFAYQSQQRMASAIEEGRFEEQIVPLSVPVRKRDPIEFKTDEHPRPQTTLEALSKLRPAFLEGGSVTAGNSSGLNDAASALTLMSREKAEELGLTPLVTVRESAVAGVDPNIMGIGPVPATKKVLQKSGLTLEDMDIIEINEAFAGQVLACNRELEMNLDKVNVNGGAIAHGHPLGATGAILTTKAIYELERSGGRYALITACIGGGQGIATIIERA
- a CDS encoding SDR family oxidoreductase → MHIKELFDLSGKTAIVTGGGRGLGKQIAEGFAESGANVVVCSRKEGACQEVSEQLTKLGVKSLALKCDITNSDDIQHVVDKTVEQFGRIDILVNNSGATWGAPVEEMPIEAWQKVINVNVTGTFLMSQAVGKVMLEQEAGKIINIASVAGLKGSNPEYMDTIGYNSSKGAVITFTKDLAVKWGPRGIYVNAIAPGFFPTKMSKVLIEKGEDAFLKGTPLRKFGSENDLKGAAVFLASPASDYITGDIMVVDGGSHAM
- a CDS encoding SDR family NAD(P)-dependent oxidoreductase, producing MNRFIDSIAVVTGAGSGIGEQTAIQLANQGARIVLVGRTSSKLERVADTINNALPEPVAEVFTADVTKEEDVQELGQFIQQKYGDLHVLINNAGASGKSTILEMEASEWERIQDTNLKSVFLVSKILGKIIIEGSEQAGQNGNTTNRSIVNVASLSGHKAGAKIPHYSSSKAAVINFTKALAVEFAPYGIRVNSVSPGFAETPLTEEGLKNKRFEEAIQRNTALNRVGKPEEIASVISFAASSGASYMTGTDLLVDGGWLVT
- a CDS encoding MaoC family dehydratase N-terminal domain-containing protein, with amino-acid sequence MLKHGIGKRSNKVKNTVERGAVKKFAEAIGDLHPIFICEETGKQSRYNHNIAPPTFPRVFDYGTIEELNLPSKGLIHGEQIYHYERPLMVGEDIQCYSEVKDYYERNGKSGEMGFLLLKRYGEDLEGNLIFTEEQVVIITEAVRKEMMV
- the fabG gene encoding 3-oxoacyl-ACP reductase FabG, with the protein product MAGRFDGKVAFVTGGSRGIGKGIVQRFAEEGAKVAIIDVNEEALNETVGEFKEKGFEIFQQVADVVDFEQVESAVKEAHDKFGSIDILVNNAGVIRDNMLFKMTDSDWETVMNVHLKGSFNAARAVQKYMVENKYGRIINISSTSALGNRGQANYATAKAGLQGFTKTLAIELGKFGITANAVAPGFIETEMTKETAARIGISFEDLVKASVDNIPVGRSGKPEDIANAVAFYADENSSFVNGQVLYVAGGPKD
- a CDS encoding MaoC/PaaZ C-terminal domain-containing protein, translating into MKELKDLQIGESLQDVTLSPVSRLDLIKYAGASGDYNPIHTIDEEAEKAGLPGIIAHGMWTMGNLAKLFTPYYEEGFIEDYTIRFKGMVFLNDVVTLNATLDDNEEEKMKFKVNATNQDGNEVIKGNVVLCKI